A window of Leishmania major strain Friedlin complete genome, chromosome 27 genomic DNA:
cgtCATTCAGGAGGGTGGTCGCATTGTCGCGGACCAAAATACAATCGTGCATCGCAAAGTTGGTGTGAAGTGCCTGCCTGGTGCGGAGGGCGTTGCGACAGACAACCGCATTGTGCAATGCGTGACGGGATTGGTGCTCGCGCCCTTCAATCGCACAGGCGTAAACAAGAACCGGGTGCTCGACAGCGTGGATTGTGGCGCGGTCGCCTACGGCGGTCGAATGGAAGACAATACGATCATCAAGGCCCCTACGGGGATCCTTGTGCAGCACTCCTCCGCCTACAAGGGCATCAATGCAGTCCCATCGCACAAGCGCGACGCGCTGGGGTTCCTCTGCATCGGCAACAGAATTGTCGACTGCGCCAAGAGTGGTCTCctcatcaccaccgccggcgtcTTCGACGGCAACAGCGTGTCGCGCTGCAAGAGCGGCATCCACATCGTCTCGCCTCTTAACGGTGGGCCCGCCGGCTCGTGCCCGGTGATCAAAAACTGCAGCGTCTATGACAACGGCGTGGGGGTGTGCATGGAGCACGAGTCTGAGTCGGCGGTGCGGGACAACGACATCTTTGATAATGAGACGGTCGGCTTGCTcgtcgccgcgacggcgacaggGACTCTGCAGGACAACCGCATCTCGTCCCCCGCCGAACAGGGTGCGGCGGAGATGGCGGTGGAGTCGTCTTTGACGTCGTTCGGCAACATCATCCGAAACCAGTTCTCGCCGGCCTTCCAGCGCGGCACACGAGCGAGCCGCGCAAAGGATTACCAAGTTGCGCAGGCAAACCTCGATCGGGAGCTGCGAGACCTGGACGGCACTGTCGAGCAGGCGCATCACATCATGGAGGCTGTCTCAAGCGGCTTGTGGTCGCTTGAGCAGGAACTTGTCAACATGCACTCGAAATCCATCGCGAGCTTCACGACAGTGATGGCGGGGCCGGCAGGGCGCGCCCTGCGCGTTGCCAGCGCGCGGGCTGACACGACGACGGCTGCCGTTGGCTCCGACAAGAAAGATGACCGCCCCACTCCGGGTAACCCATCTACCAGCAATGCCAAGAGCATTTTAGGGAGTGGGAACAGCGTcaccggtgccgcggcatcgcgcaAGCGCTCCCTAGGCTCAGTCGGGCGATGGACCACTggtgccagcagcagccgcgcctctgccgtTTCGATGGGCATACGCAAGCAGTCTAAGGTGGGTTTGTCTACGAAGGCCGACGCCGGCGGAAAGgccacgcgcagcgccgcttcggcGGACCCAATGAAGGTTCTTGTCCACGTCTTCACTAGCGCCGCGACGAGTTCAGGCGCGGACGCGGTTGGTCAGGCAATCACTGGCGTACTTGCCAAGGCGCCTCTCTCCAAGTACAACTTTATTTCTACCATCTCCACCTCGACGTcacagctgcggcggctgctcgGTGGCCCCCAACCCATGCGGCCGTTTCTCTGCgtggtcgtcgtcgacgcaaACTTTGACCACTTTAGCCCGTCAGACCACGACGCGCTCAAGCAGCTGTACAAGAGCGCTTGCGTTGACCGTCTCACCACGCACCAGGGAGCGACCGAGGCTGCCGGCAGAAACTCTCAGGAGGTGTCGAGCCTCTTTTACACTGTTCTACCCAGCAGTTTCTGCAAGAAGGACGAGGCAAGCCCGAGTGGGGACGGTGCCATGAGCATGGAGGCTTATGCGGCACCCCACCATCCGTTCACCTACACCGCCTCCGTAGAAGAGGTGCTTGACGTCCTGCATGACCGAATCAGCCAGGACATGAATGTGTCcaccgcatcagcagcaaACTGCCTTTCGCGAAGCATCACCTTGCAGGACGTCCCAGTCTCTGTCACAGAAAGCACGGTCGACAACCCCCCGATCGATGACGACAGCCGTAGCCGCAGTGCGTCTGTAAGTGGCGGGTGCTCTGCCCTCACCTGTGAGAGCCGCAGAGGGTCCACTCTCCTCACAGTCGAACACGTGAGCGCCCTTTTCTCGAAGCTTACACCCGAGGCTCTTGGCTTGGAACCCTCGAAGGACGCGCGAAACATGAAGAGGCGGAAGTCGTCTGTGGTACTCAGTTTccagggggagggcgatgtCGGTGAACTCGATCATACGAAACGAAGCGGAGGGGGATCGGTGCAATACCGAAGAGGCTCCACTGCCTCCAAGGCCGCTGGCCAAGGCGCGCCGGCTGGCCGTCGCCGATCCTCCGTCGTCGGTTCGAAGAGCGGGCGCCGCACCTCAGTGGCTTCAAAGAAGAGCTGAACACGACATGGTGATGCCGTGCCCGCTGGGCAGATCAGAGACGAAACGCATGTTTGGTTGGGTTgtttcctccctcctcccccgttCTTCCTACGAGTGTTGGTGCGGATAGACTCATGAACGCAGCCGTGGCGCCGACGGCCGCCCGTACATTCTTTgctgtgttttttttttttgccccCATGATGTCGCGTATGTGGCTGCCCTCAGTTGTTTACATAATTCCTACTGTccgcgcatgtgtgtatgtgtgacCGCGTTTTGGGGGGGCTGTAATGAGAGCCCCTCTTCACCCCGCCCCAGAGTTGCCCATCATCGACGCTGAGTCGAATTTGTCGGAACGTCCCTTCTCCCGTAACCTGCCGCACTCATACTTTTCCTCGGTGCCCAATCCTCGTTGATGCGAGcaaaaagggagagagggcgatgTACACACCGACGGCCCATCTCTCCAAGAAAAGAACGAATGCCAGCGTCGAAAAGCGTCTCTCTTCTCGTGATCACGGACGtaggcggtgctggtgcgtgccTCGGTGCATCTGCAGCTGTACGCAGTCGCGAAGCGAGCAAGCCAACCACGGCAAGTGTGTAGCATCCCCTTCACCGCACCCACCGTGGCAAGCTCCTTTGGTATCGGTCGCAAGTATTGTGCTGTCTTTCGGAAAGGACCCCCGTCAGCGAGGGGCGTCGTATACCCGGCAGCATTCCAGGTTTGATCTTCCCACGCATCTCGACCTTCGCTGACTGCTACCTCCTTTCTCGCTTTTGAGCCACCGGCAACAGCAAGAGTacgccgctgccttcgctCGTCCTTCTCCCGCTCCCTCGTCCTCAAGAGTGTCGGGAAAGGACTGAGCGTGAGGATCGATTTTGAAGCGCAAATGCATGCCCCGCCAGCCCTCACGCGGCTCATCGCCCGGCATGGCCTTGTCCGGCGAGGTTGCGGTAACCAGTGCATCTCCGCTACCGAGTTGCCTGTCCGCTTCGCGGTCACGCCGGAAAGTCGGTGAGCCCGGTGTGTTCCTGCTGTTGAACGGCTTTGTATGCCGAACGGCGGACGCCAGCGGCCGATTTCGCCCGGCGGAAGTGTTTGCTGGTGTTCATCGTGAGGCCGCGACGGCACCTCCCACAATGCCATCGGCGAACGCGCACTTCAGTTTGTCCGCCGGTTCAGCAGAGGAGACGAGGCGGTCCATCGACTCGGACTGTCCCCTCTTCAACTGCTTCGGCGTGCTCAGTGGCGGTGTCATCATTGACCCCATCGACGGGTCGTTTATGGAGTTCACCGACGCGGCTGTGTACACACCTAGCACTGTCGCCGCGCAAGTCGACACCGGGAACGACACGCAGGACGACCTCGCACGTTGCACTCTGCAGCAGGCAAACGAGCACGCCTTTCGCACCGGCGCGACACATCTGATTCGGCCGGAGTGCCCGCTGATACTGTGCACATCGGAGCTGCCTCTGCCCCCCAGGTCCTCTGATCGGCCGCTAAACCGCTTTAAGTGTCGCTCAAGTCCCCTCAGCGCCGCGGGAAGCACAGGGCCCACGGTCACATCGGCGCGTCACGCAGCACAGATGGGGATGGAGAACGTCGAGAAGTGGCTGAACCAGTTGGCGCCGCATCCGGGTCACAGACCACAGTCGCCGAGGCGGCAAGCGTGGACGACAGTGTGGGCGGATGCCGAGGAGTTTCGACTTTCCATGCGGGCACACAGCGACGTGCGCGCCAGCGAGGCGTCTCTCTATTTGCCACCGCGCATTCCCTTTCCACTGCGCTTCCGCGGCCAGCCAATTTCGCTCATCGAAGAAGGAGCGAATGAATCACCCGCCgccagccagcagcagcagccggaTCGTGAGGCGAACAGCGCGACAGCGGTTCCACCGGAcggtgtgcgctgcgccgccgcctccttcacgtGCTACACAGGTGTTCCCCGTTTCGCCACAGCAACGGACACCGCGCCACGTTTCGACTCGGCGGAGTTCGCGAAGGGAACGGCAGTCGCCCGGCTGCGAAAGCGACTGCGCCCGTACTGCGAGACCTCGTCGCTGGGGCGGCGCCGATCGTCCAGCGACTACGACGAGGCGGACAGGGAAGGGTTCTTGATTCCCTTTACCGACTCCACGCCTCGCCATGCTGCCTTTGCCCTTTTTCTGTTGTACTTCAACCACTTAGGTGTCCTCTGCAATGGTGTGCGCGTTACAGGAGAGACGGCGGCCTCATCGTGTCTTGACGGGCTCGACGTGGGCAGCACAACGTGGGGCCTTTGCCCTAAATACCTGTATGACGTCCGTGCCGAGGTCGAGCGAAAGCGGCGCGTGACGAGAGAGCTGAGGGAACACCCTGAGAGGACCTTCGCTGGCGGCACGCGCTGGAGCACCACCGCGAGGAACCGCGAcgcggtcgcggcggcgtggacggcgctgctaCTTTCGTCGCGAACGGCCTTACTGGAGCGCATTACGGAGCTCAACCGCCACATACACAAGCTCCACGACGAAaagcagcgtcggcggcatGCCGATGACCAGGAGAACCAGTGACAGCAACTAGTCGAATAATGACAAGAGAAAGAAGACCGCGGCGTGTGTGAGTCACTTTCTACCTCCATCTCTTCCCCCTCGTCCGGGTACTCTGCTGAGCACCAAGGCAactgggggtgggggcttGTGAAGCGTCCCCGTTACAGAATGTTGTGAGGGATCTCTCGAAGATGCAGCTGCGTCCACACTGCCGAAAGAAGAAGGAGAAAATGGTACAGGCTGAGAGGCCGGATCACGACGTAGAACGTCTTGTGAGGCGTACTGCCTCCCGTATGCGCGACGTGGTCGCGAATGAATGCGAGCATCGCTCTCACATGCTATGCGCACCCTGCCGTTTAGCCCTGCAGAGGACGGTCCCTCGTGTGACACGAAGGGCGGCTCGTGATGCCtacgctctccctctctccacctctcccccgGCATCGACGAACGCCCACAACTACGCATACGTTGCGCTTGATGCATCCTCTCGGCTCTGCACGACTGGTGTCCTCGTGAaaccgcctccctcttcgctTGTCCGCTCCCTGCATGGGTACGAATATGGCGCGCTCTGTTCTTGAGCAGAGCggggaaaagagagcgagagcaacagtcacacaggcacacgcatacatacatacatatacatatatatatatacgtataAGCATTGTAGGGCAAGGCGACGGAGGATCGGGAAGGACATCGTATTTTTCTTTCGTCGGGGTGAGGGCATCTGTAGAGCGgtgggaggaagggaggagcaAAAGCAGGTGCTACCGCCTTCTgtgcgttgtgtgcgtgtgttggggggagagtcgcagcgccacgcacagGGGCGCCGCAGCTCGATAGACGCATCGCGACCCGTTTTTCTTGCGACTcctgttcttttttttttccgcgCTGATcatccctctttcttcttcaACCCCTCCGACAGGTCCCTCACCTCCTCCGACTTCCTCCGCACCCGCCCATAGATAGAAACCTTTCCTTGCCGCGCCAAATGCTGCGTATCGGTCGGCGTAGTCTCGCTGTTGTCACGGCGGCTGCCATCACGGATGCGGCGACCAAGCTGAACGCGCTCCTCGACATAAAGCATCGTACTCATCCAGCCCCTCAGGGTGAGATAAAGCGCTTTCTCAAGACGGAAGTAatgccggtgctggcgggAACGGAGCTGGACAGGCGCGGTAACTCAACGGACCTCCGTCACTTCCTCGGTCAGCTCACCCGCGACGCGGCCTTCGCGGCTGTCATTGTTGGTGCCCGTCCAGAGGCGAGCTTTGTGCAGGCGATCGTGACGTGCATCAAGGAGGACCATCAGCGCATGCGCTTTCTTCCCAAGATGTCCTCGCCGCAGGCAAGCAAGATCGTCGAATACCTTTGCAAGGCGGGCGTGACAGATACGGAGGTGTACCCCGTCCTCATCTCGCGACTGAACTTCGGCACTCTCAATGAGCTGGGCAGGGTCATGTTTGCACTCACGGAGTCAGGCTTCCACGCTCTGAACATGCTTGTTGTTGTACCCCTCTACAGTGGAGAACAGTGGGTGCTCGACTTCGACaagacgaagaggaagaggaacgCGTCGTCGTGCAGCGCCTTCGACGCCGTGCGGGTTCTGCGCGCCCTCTCCAAATCGTGCCGCGCCTATGTCGAGGAATGCCGGCGTGCCCCGAAGGAAGGCATGACGGGCGTCCCCAGCGAGAGCCTTAACCTGCTACGCAACAACCTCCTGCGCTTTATCTTCGAAAACGCGTCCGTGCTGCGCGGGGCCCACTGGCTGAACGTCGCCCGCGCATTACTGAACTTCCCGAGGGAGTTCAGCGAACTGCGGAACTTCGTCCGAGACTATCCGGCCATCGAGAAGGAAGTGCGGTCTGCGCTGGGAGTGTCAAGGGACTCCACCGTCGCGTCATCGTCGcacgacgcggcagcaccatGCGCCGTCAACTGCGAAACCGTTGGGGCTGCTGCAATGCAGTGCGTATTTCAGTACGCCGAGCAGCGCAGTGTTATCGAAgatgtgggggtggggtgcccAGTCAGCGCGGAGTTCCCCTTTGACCTTAGTTACGGCGACCTCGTAAAGCTGCTCCCCTTGCTCGATCAATTTCCCCGCATGACATCGGCGCAGAAGGCCCAGCAGCGTGCGGAGCTCGTGTTGCGGGTGATGTGCGCGAACGTGCACCGGCTCCGCCTGCAGGACCTTGTCGCCGCGCtacaggcgctgcgccgcataCGACCATCGgccacagcgacagcggccgTGGAGACGATCGCGCAGGAGGCGGGCAACCGCCTCACCGTTTCCTCTGCAGAAGAGGTGCTCGATGCCATCTCCTTCCGCACGGTCGCGCGACTTgcagccgcgctggcggcccTGCGCGTCAATCGCTGCGACGGCTTCGTTACGTTTGTGACCACCCGGAGGGACATATATCCGTCTTCGCTGACCGTCGACACGGCACTTTCCTTCATCAACGCCTTAGCGGCGCTGAAGATGACGCGCTCGAGCCTGTGCCATGGCGCGCTGGAGTCGATACTGCGCGGTGTGCTGAACTTTTACAGGCAGCAGCTGAGGAATGGGCCCCTGCTGGACGCCTTTCCCATCTTCGTCGCTCGgatgctgcgcggctgcgtaCTGCTCGACTACATACCACCCGCGCCCATTCTACAGAGTCTTCTCGGCTCGGCGGAAGCCCCGCTGCGCATGAGCGACGAGGTGCACAGCGCTGACGGTGTACTCGTGTTCGACCTCTCACGCTCCCTGTCCCACTTCTTGAAGCAGGCACGGGCCACCGCCCCGGAGCGGGAGAAGGATCTGTGGGACGTTGGTGTGGTGAGGGTTGCGCTGCCCCTGGCTGTCGCGTGTACCGAAGACACCGTACATGCTATGGAAAACTATCGACaggcatcctcctcctcgcacaCGGCAGTGTCGTGGCGCTCCACGGTCGAGATGCTGGCGCTCTTCATTGATCCTCAGATGAATAGCACAGACAGAGGCACCAtggtgcagcgcctgctAGAGGTGTTTTCAGAGGTGGAAGCCTTGATGAGGGCCGCTGCAACAGCGACCCGCGCACACCTCGAGCAATGCTCTCGCCACATCCACCACGCTGACGAGGCTCGTCAGCGTTCACGGCAGACGCCCTTCAACGCCAATTGCAACGTGCACTTTCTCTCTGCATTGCTGATCTTCGAGTACGTCATCTTCCACGCCAACACGAAAGCCGGGAGACTGCCCTCCAGTGTGGCTGGCCAACCCACCACTAGTGTCCTTGGCGATGTCGAGAAGGATACGGCAACTCTGGCGGGCCTAAAGAACCAGTACTGTGAGTTTCTTCGGACCCCTATCAGCGAGTCGGTGACCGACACGCCTATGGATATCGTGCGTCGCATCTTTGAGTGCCCGCTCTCGGGCCCCATCGCcggctcagcggcggcgccgcccaccGTTGTGCTCCTGGAAAAGACGGATGCGGTGGAAATCACGACCACGCTGCCgttcgcgctctctctcgcgatGGATCCGGGGCCAGTCAACGAGTTTTTCACGGAGCGCTGCATGTCGATTATGGTGagcgacgcggaggaggcgcattGAACCAGAAAGGAGCGAATGCGGCGCTCGTGaagtgcgcagcggcggaaaAGTGCTGAACGAAAGACACCGGGCTCGACGCCAAGTAGGCGGACGTCTCTGCCTGTGCACCCCCTCTACCCGAGAACGTGGATACAGGGAACTTCTTCCGCAGCaccctccgccctcccccccctcttccccccgcgcgcgcacagacatACATCTGCGCCCGCCGTCCTCTCTGCTACCTCGTTGAGTCCCATATGCATGTATGTTTTTATTTCATTTTTCGTGGGTCACCACCGATTGTGATGGTTGTcagggggagagacgggGAACGCAAAAGGAAACCGATGCGCAGGAGACGCACTGGTGGCAGCGATAGCACTGTCCGCGCTAGCAGCTCAAGAAAAGTGAGAACAAGTGgtcgcacacgtgtgcagcgcgagcgagTGATTGAAAACGGCTTCAGAGGAGGGCGCGAGTGgaagcggcgacgctcgTGTGCGACTCGCCGCTGATTCTTCTGTGAGACGACAGAAGTGCGTCTCTCGGCGCCTGGCGCTTTTTGTCTTGTTTGGTGGTGTGGTTATGGTGGTggttgccgttgctgctctgGTTGACTGTGCCAACATTCGAGCCGGTTCTGGCGTACGTGCAGTGCACAGATGCGTAATGCTACTCGTGACCAGTGCTGTGCATCGCAGCCACTCCACCCCTACTCGGCTGGACTCTTTCTCacccgctccttctcttccttgttGACATCCGAACTGTCATCACGGTCATGCTTTGCGCCAAAATGGCATTCTCCGGGCGTCAGTGCGCACGCTGACACAAGGCAGTGGTCGTGTCGgtccctccccctgcccTCGCTGCTGAAGGAATTTGGGGATGCAGCGCCCATCATGGCGGAGCAGACCGTCGTCCGCGCGGTTGAGTATGGTAGGTGCTGGTGCCATGCCGTCGGAGGCCGATTTGGAccgcctgcgctgccgtcttcACCAGTCCGGCGCCATTGTATCCTCTCGCTCTGTCGCGTCCAGGGCGGATGCGAACTTTGACTTGGAGGTTGTCAACGTCGGCGATGGACGGCGCGCCACCCCGGTAGAGCACTTGCTAGCGCGGCTGGAGCAGCACGGCCTACGTCGCCGACTGGTTgccgaggacgacgccgcagcgtACGCCGTGGATGCAGCCGCACGCGCGGATACGGAGGAGAAcgcggacgacgacggcgacgagatGTATGCATCCGAGGAAGGCAACACTGAGGACCCCAGGGCCGTATCCTCTTGCTCCTCGGGTGACGGGGCGTTCTCTTCCCCTGCGCCATCTAAGGCCCCCGAAACGCGTGAAGCGTACTACTACCTCTGCGTTCCTTGTGAGCTCCGCCTCACGCGCATCAGCCGCCGtccgccgcgctggcgcgcacTCGAGGACGTTCACTTCCACTTCTCCTCTGCGGCGCaccgcgccaccgcgtcgtGGATGGCGGACGACGACATCGACGAGACGCTCCACTCCACGCCACTCGTCACGCCGACGCACTACTACAGTCGTATCTACGTGAACGGCGTCCCAACACTCTTGTCACGCCGCCCGGGTGGGGGCGACA
This region includes:
- a CDS encoding conserved hypothetical protein (previous protein_id=AAZ09830.1), coding for MLRIGRRSLAVVTAAAITDAATKLNALLDIKHRTHPAPQGEIKRFLKTEVMPVLAGTELDRRGNSTDLRHFLGQLTRDAAFAAVIVGARPEASFVQAIVTCIKEDHQRMRFLPKMSSPQASKIVEYLCKAGVTDTEVYPVLISRLNFGTLNELGRVMFALTESGFHALNMLVVVPLYSGEQWVLDFDKTKRKRNASSCSAFDAVRVLRALSKSCRAYVEECRRAPKEGMTGVPSESLNLLRNNLLRFIFENASVLRGAHWLNVARALLNFPREFSELRNFVRDYPAIEKEVRSALGVSRDSTVASSSHDAAAPCAVNCETVGAAAMQCVFQYAEQRSVIEDVGVGCPVSAEFPFDLSYGDLVKLLPLLDQFPRMTSAQKAQQRAELVLRVMCANVHRLRLQDLVAALQALRRIRPSATATAAVETIAQEAGNRLTVSSAEEVLDAISFRTVARLAAALAALRVNRCDGFVTFVTTRRDIYPSSLTVDTALSFINALAALKMTRSSLCHGALESILRGVLNFYRQQLRNGPLLDAFPIFVARMLRGCVLLDYIPPAPILQSLLGSAEAPLRMSDEVHSADGVLVFDLSRSLSHFLKQARATAPEREKDLWDVGVVRVALPLAVACTEDTVHAMENYRQASSSSHTAVSWRSTVEMLALFIDPQMNSTDRGTMVQRLLEVFSEVEALMRAAATATRAHLEQCSRHIHHADEARQRSRQTPFNANCNVHFLSALLIFEYVIFHANTKAGRLPSSVAGQPTTSVLGDVEKDTATLAGLKNQYCEFLRTPISESVTDTPMDIVRRIFECPLSGPIAGSAAAPPTVVLLEKTDAVEITTTLPFALSLAMDPGPVNEFFTERCMSIMVSDAEEAH
- a CDS encoding conserved hypothetical protein (previous protein_id=AAZ09829.1); the encoded protein is MPSANAHFSLSAGSAEETRRSIDSDCPLFNCFGVLSGGVIIDPIDGSFMEFTDAAVYTPSTVAAQVDTGNDTQDDLARCTLQQANEHAFRTGATHLIRPECPLILCTSELPLPPRSSDRPLNRFKCRSSPLSAAGSTGPTVTSARHAAQMGMENVEKWLNQLAPHPGHRPQSPRRQAWTTVWADAEEFRLSMRAHSDVRASEASLYLPPRIPFPLRFRGQPISLIEEGANESPAASQQQQPDREANSATAVPPDGVRCAAASFTCYTGVPRFATATDTAPRFDSAEFAKGTAVARLRKRLRPYCETSSLGRRRSSSDYDEADREGFLIPFTDSTPRHAAFALFLLYFNHLGVLCNGVRVTGETAASSCLDGLDVGSTTWGLCPKYLYDVRAEVERKRRVTRELREHPERTFAGGTRWSTTARNRDAVAAAWTALLLSSRTALLERITELNRHIHKLHDEKQRRRHADDQENQ